The Alligator mississippiensis isolate rAllMis1 chromosome 8, rAllMis1, whole genome shotgun sequence genomic sequence AGAGGAATAGGAAATAGACACCGTGCCTCAGACAGCAAGCAAGCTCGACGGCGCTACAAAGTGATGCTCTCAGGCGCTCCTCACGGTACCTTGTGGATGCATACATCTCTCAACAGGATGCTGCAGAGGCGTTACAATGCCTTGGTCTGGCTTCtggaaggctgagaggagattgTGTACTTTCCGAAAcaatcttttgtggacccctggTGCAGTCTGGGAAACAACAGACCAAGAAATGTTATGACTTACAGCAACTCGGGAGACATTACATAGCTGCATAATTTGCACAAATGTAAAAATCCATAGGAAAGAACAGAGAAGCTagtctcagcactgcctgacagATTTGTTCAACAGGCCCTTCAAGCTCAGCCCAACCTAGTGAGctgttctctctcctctccctgttCCAGGGACTTTGCTAGTTCAAATCTGCACATATGCTAATTAAGCTCATTTTCCTATCTGTTATTGCACCCCCCCTGCTGTCTCGCAGGGCAGCTGCATAGCCAATGTTCATGCCTAATATAACTCTGTGCACTTCTGTGGGGCACTAGTGACTCATTTGAACTGAAACACATACCAACATGGCCACTGCAGTTAGATGCAGCTATCAAGTGATGTGATGTGATGCgatggaggaaaaaaagctcTGGCCCACCAAGAGAACATATACGCTTCTTAGCAAAGCTCCCACATGCCTAGGTCCTGATTCAACATAGCTGGTGAGCGTGTCAGTCCAGTTTCCCAAGCTCTTAAGCCTTTCAGTGTTAGCAAGCACCATACTGGATTAATTGTAAAGTGGTTCTCGTTCCTGTGGCTGCCTAACACCAATAAGATGCTCTAGAGAACGTCTTGGAGCTTATGGTGATGCTCTTTGCACCAGCAAATATTGGCATGACTCCAGCCTGCTTGCAAGTGTTCTCATGAGTGATCTTTCCATGTATCCATCTGTCATGTCTTTAGCGTGGAAGACCCGACAAATTGTTACCTGGTTTTCTGCGCTCACTTTGTCTACCTTTCTACTTTAATGTTTGCAAAAACCAAATCACAAAGTATCCTAGTCTTCAAGGGCTTTGAACTAGGACTCAAAAGCAGCTTTTAAATAATTCAGCACATCCCCTCACCAGTGTCTGCCATAGTCTAGAGCTCAGTATCCTGAAGAAAGCGCAATAGCAATGCCCACATTTGTGGTCTATTCAGCCAAGGACCCTGGTGACATCAGAaggcatgccctgccccaccattAGTCCTTTGCAGGAAAAGTCCTAGCTCCATTAAAAGCAATAGAGTGGGCCATTGACATCAACTCATCACCCAGACTCTGAATGTGCTGCAGTGTGCTTATGGACTGGCTTTAAAAAAGAGGGATTGACACTTGGCTTTTTCATACCTAAAGTAATGAAGGCAAAAGAGAAAGGAGCACCAGCTGCCAGAGGAAAATGAAGAGGCCATAATGCTGTCACAAATAACTCAAAATCAGGCTGAACAGAGTGAGCGCCCCACGGGgctcctgggtctgggtctgaCCTATGAAAACTGTGAGGAGCCAGGCTGCCTTCCAAAGACCACAATCCCTGGGATACCCTGAGGTGCCCTGGAAACACCCCAGCTGCACTCCTTGTAGAGAAGGGGGGAAACCTCACTACCACCAAGCACATCAATTGCTCAGAAAATCATTTGATCTTCAGGCAGCACTAAACAGGCCTAGAGCAGCCCACGGCCACAAGGGAGTATCAAGCATCAACAATCAACGTGGCCTACAATTCACAGTAATTTTCACACCTAGCTGCATTCTGCATCCAAGTACCAGCTGAGTGGTGgaagcagcaattctcaaccaaggtgtcaTGGCAcgctgaggtgccttgagatcttttcaagggtgctgcagggtgccatgcaatgttagcactgctaggtgtacaaatatcattcacaagataaacacaggtacgtcaaagaggaatccatagtattataAGCATTCTCACCTACTGTAGTCCTTCTGAGTTGTATGCAATAGCAGaattcctctattatttttctgtagttaaaaatcaagtgaaattaagagctgacattttatgaggggtgccttgagtctgaaaaggttcaCAACCACTATTGTACAGTCTCACTGAGCTCAGAGAGCCTGTCAGGCCGTGATGGATTTTACCCTACAGCCTCCAATATGAAAGTCAGTTAGTATCCCAGTTTCAAAATGAGGTCCATTTGCTcatcttggctaagtacagacagtcaaaaagcccaaggctgaattgattcaatctttgcaagtgagcctaaactgtgtagattgaactgataagtaagtgaatagacatccacttttgattctggaaatgcagccacatccctgcaatggctcaggctagaagccaggggtgctagagcatgcctccatgctcagctggagcagacagcttgggcccagGATAGCCCATTGACCCTGAatggtgggggggttgggaggtGCAGTTttcaggggaggtacaaagcattctgggatgctgggggactgagagttaatttgaatctgtcTTTCTGACCCAATAGTACATTCCCATAATGAGAAAACTCCAATGCAAGGATTAGTCTTGATGCCTAAAGACTAATTCCTCTGTTCATgttgctacagcaggaaaagctGTGAATTACTTTTGGCTCCAGGGTCCAGTGCTAACTAACTTCAGAATGGGACTCAggtttccagaaaaaaataagcaTATTAAACCACACTTTAAGTTTTGTAAACCagtgttcattaatgtgcaaaCTGAAATCTAATTATGAATTAAAATAGTGCCTCCATCCAGACACAGAACAAGAACTTCAGAAAATAAATAAGAATTAATATTCACATGTCATGAACCTAAATCATTGTTATGATTTCAAATACTGCTATGCCACTCCGGGGTTACTAATTCCCTCAAAAGAGAAGTGAGGATAAATGTCATCTCAAATCTCAGCTATTATGTAGCTGGTTCATGCCAATGATAAACATATCTGTAGAGAAATTAAGTTAAAAATGAGTGTAAATTATAATGAACTGTTTGAATATTCCTGGTACTAATGGCCTGTAGGATGGAGAAAACATTAGTACTGATTGTACCCATCAATATATAAAGCCACAATATTTCTTCCATTTAAAATGATGCAAATTAATGCACTGTTGCATTATGCAAGAGCTGAAGTGTAACAGAGAATGAATTTATGACTTCAAGATTGTCAGTACTGGCACCTAGATACCCTAGTGATGGGCTTGCTTGAGATCGATCAAATTAAACGTGAATCAGGCAGTGAAGAAATGTGAATAATCAGGATTAATTGCACTACATCAATAACTGTACTCAACAGAATACAAGATCGTAGAAAAAAAATGGGAGAGCTACATACCTCAGCACTCCATGACCCTGTGTCTGTCTTGGACACTCTGTAGGTATAAACAAATCCTTTATACCTATAAAAGAATCAATGGGTATCTATTAGTTAATCCGACTGTCAGATTTAGTTGCAGTTGCTCTGTAACCTCAGTGTTAGTTCATGTAACAATCTCCTTTTCTTAGCAATAAATTAATTCATCCCGTCTCCAGTATGAAATGCAAAATTATGACTCTGGTCAGAAGTTGGGTTTCATCCCACTGAAACCTGCTGCATTCAAAATACTTTAGGGCACTGAGTTGATCCATCTGTGattaaaaacttatttttatattaaaaatgaaattgtgatacctgttcaacatttttattttcccatCCGTGACCTGTAACACTCAGGCATGTACGTCAGACACACTTTCTACAGAACGGCTGCATGTCACTAGTAAATAGCAGGGCTGCTACTTgcggcttttttaaaatcaatcaaAAATGTTCACAGAACCAATgccacctaatttttttttttaatcaaaaaccACAGAAATCACAGCAAGTTACAGTTTGTCTGATTAGTTACTTTTTATTTCTTAATACCATCCTTTGAGCTTCCATGCAGGAAACACTGACACAGGAGTCCCCTGTACCTGATGAAGCTGGGAAACCTTCATCCATTTCAAATTTCACCTCCATTCAAGGGACAATAAGCATAGAGGTCACAGCCTAagagctgtgaaaaaaaaaaactattgctACCCAGAGTTGGTCTTAGATCTCCTAGAAATCCAACACTGTAGAGATACAAAACTTTAAAGGTGTGACTTGTGAGAAGAGACAGCTGCTAATGACCATTTGGACAGGTAAATGACTTACAGTGCAAACTTAGGGTCAGTGGTAATAGAACCAAATGGTTATGTTTAATACCCACAAAGTACAGGTATAAATGCCTGCACACAATGTAGGCCCAGACATATTACATTTCAAAAAACATAATTATGTGATAATCTAGCCATTTGTGATAGTCATTATTTCTGCATCACACTATTCAGAGAGCAGCTGCATATTATAATTTTTCAAATTATGTGCAATGTTGTAGTAGTTACGGCAAAACAACTGAAGTAATAAATGACCCAGGTgctagggctgtgggaagcttcagccgctgattcgatttggcaaaCTCGGCCctattcagcagccgaatctccaaatctgaatcgaatcaggagaccttttaaccTCCCTGCATTGAATTGGaatcctccaaatcgattcggagagattcgaagattcagacatagacacagctttaaatgttttttctacatacctcaaggcaccaggtggcttgtgaatgccgGGGTGGTGGGGCGGAGGGAGCATGCTATGGGAGCATTGGAGGGGCAGTCCCCAGAGCACtcggcggtggacctggaagtggaccagaagcacttctggtccacttctaggtctgccacGGAGCGCACGGGGGgaccccctcccaaccccctggctcaacaactggtgcctcctgggtctggggggcacctggggtttcCCTGCAGCTGATTCCtgacctggaagtacttccggttcacttccaggtctgccgccgAGCACTCGGGGGGGCTCCCTATGCTCttgtggggtgctccatccactgcaccattgcagtgttcatgagccacacctggtacctcgaggtatgtagaaaaaacatttaaagctgtgtctatggccgaattgttGATTCCAGGAAtcatcattgaatcttcagaattggattcagctgaatcgaatccagacagtgatccgaatcaatgaatccaATCTCTGCCTCCCCGATTCAGGTcaaatccgaatccgaatcaaatacggcctgttttgcacacccctaccaggTACCATAGGAATGCAATGATCTATGCTCCACCTCGCATGTCACCACTTCACCACTGCTGAATTTCTTCTTTCTGAAGTGCCAGAAATGTGTCTAATTACTGACAGTAACTACCTGACCGGCAGGTTGTTAACAGTTATCACAACATTCATCATCAGAGTGGTCTGATTCTGACTTGATAGCTTTAAGACCCACCGGACTCTCTCTTTGCATGAGTGTGAATGAGTATACAAGGTGAACGGGGACAGTTCACTTACTGGTGCAGAACGGTGATGCTCCATCAAAACCAATGGCACTGAAGCTGAAGTGTCGGCCTATTGTTTCTATACAAAACTGCATAACTTATAGCACCCGTATCGCAAGCTTCCCATACTGatgcctgctctctcagcctaGAAGTCCTTGACTACTTCACAATTTGCTTGCACTGCTTCCtgccattatttaaaaaaacagttcaTGTTAAGAGCTCTTAAGTCTGGAATACCAGATGAATGGCTTTCCAAATGGTGCTTACCTTCTAGCCTTTCTGAATGCAAATGCTCTGCCttgcccactgaagtcactgggttTTACCTTTGCCACAGTGCTCTGTTCCCCAGTAGCCACATGCAGTTCTTTATGAGAACGTCTTCGCTGTACACCATTCTCCTTTACTAGCTCAAAAATCATCTCACTGCTCTATTTACAATGGGTTTgggtagttttgtttttttttaagttgtcttTCTTCTTTCTAAAATGCATTCCGGTCTTACATTGATATAAAACAAGGCTTCGTCATGATCACACATTCCTGAAGCTCGAGCTTTCCGAGTAGTCGCTTAGAACTACAAGTTCTCTGCAAAAACAACAGGCAACACACTCCCTCCTATATACCAACGCCCCACTTCTCTTCCTCATCTAATTGTTATTAGCAGTTAATGCTCCAAGGTATCTAAAGTGTCTAACTTGTTTGTAACTATGGCTATCGACCGCTTGATCAGCTTATCAAAGATTCTCTCATCATCAGCTTAAAACCACGCATTTGGCTTTATCTCAAACCCCATTTTTTCTCGTTACATGCTTCAAGTCTCCAGTCCTCATTTGTATTATAGCTTTGGTCCTTGCTGTAGCAACCAAAACATCAGTATATCTAAAGTAAGTTAAATATGGCCATTAAATCCACCCTATCCTTAACATTTTGGAATTACTATATCACTCTTTTCCTTTCATACACTTATTAAACTGTGTTGATGTTAGTGCACCTATCTTCCTATTGCAATATAATGTTGAATTAATCCTCTCCTGTTTGTACTCTGCTTTTTGAACCACAATACACAGTTGtactatattaatatatttttcaaatgttGAAGTCTTTCAGTGCAGCCCAGAGGCTATGTCACTGAATATTATTATACACTTCCTCAATATCTAGAAAAGTGATATACATATCCTGCATTTATTCCCAATTTCCCTCCAGTAGAAGATGAAGTAAGGTATTTCAACTCCAGTGCCACTATTTTTCCAGCTCTATAGTCACAACTAGGTCTAGATAAAGGCCTCAAAGACAGGGTTTTGTAAGTTGGAACAAAGCAGAAGATACCACAAGAGTCCTTCCATTCACTTTTATCCCCTCAACCTTTTATTGTTCCTCCAAAGTGGTTTTTATCAACTTCTTCCACTCCTTTGGTATTTTATCTAACAttagtttgtgattttttttaacttaatttcaCAATTGTTAATAATTCAGCAGGCCCATTACCAAAAGCTGGTGCTGTACTGTTCAAAACCATTCACTGTGCTTTAAATCTCTTCAAAATTCAATTCTTCCACAAGGCTCACCTTTCTGGAAAAACAGAGTTTCTATTTCCTGGCAAATACATGACCCCACGGATGGGAAGAAAGCTGGACAGTGCAAAGGAGAAAGGAGTGATTCACTGGTCCTCTGAGTTGGGGATTGGGCATAAGGTTATCTCCCTACCCCCATAAAAAACACAGTTCTTAAGCAACCCTCAAATAATCCTGAGAAAAGCACAATACAGATCAATAGCTTTGGATAAAAGAATAGAAAGCGGAAATATGGACTGCGTTCAGTGTATATAGTTTAGGAGCCCTCTAAAATACAACGAAGTAACCAGAGGGTATTCTATGCACACCGCACTACAGGAGACCAATGGCTGGGAACTGGGTCTGTTGTATGGTGGAAAAGAGACACGAAGGCATGAAATGGGAATGAATTGTGATGTTGAGTGGTACTGTTTGTGGCTTTGAACCCATCAGTGAATGAACTTGCTATCTAAGGATAAGAGGGAGATGACACAATATTGACCTCACTGGATGCATGCTCCACTGAAAAAATGGTTGTTGGAATAAAAACGTGTCTGAACAAAGACCTTTTCCCATAAGACAACTTGcacaagatctttttttttttttttagcaaaatgaATTGCAGCTCTGCCGATCATTGTTTTGCTAACACACATGATCTTATCATAGCTTTCTGTTAAACAGCAAGGACATACTGCATTACCACTTGAAAGCACTTTCTCTTTTCAGCGTGAAAATAGCCCCATTCTGACAAACCAAGTTTCTCTCACAACCTGCCAGCTGTTTCATACAATGTTTCACGATTTAACCTGCCTTGCCCTATAGGTACACAAGTACTAATTTTCTGACATTTAAGCTGGCTTAACTTTTTGAACTCAATTTAACTGTCAGAGTGTACACATGTATGTGGAGTAGAGTCACCTTAACTGCAGCACAAAATAATACACCTCCGAGGTATATTATCTTGAGTTGCAACCGTTAAGTTAACTTAGctcccaagatggctgccactatATCAAGGAGCTGTATGTGGGTACTGTCTGATGTGGCTTAACTTAAATTAacttagttaagtcaccttattttaagttgacttagtacatgtgtacacatgtaACTATGCAAAACAGTTCCCATCCAGTAAGTACCCACCCTCTCTTTTTTCCTATTAAACGGCAAAGATTCCCTATACCTACGCTCTGCCTACTCCTATAAAGCACACAGAAAGCATGTTGCATCAGTCTTAGGCTCAGTGTACGAGGGGTTCCCCCTGTGGCACCATTAACTGCCAGCTTAGTTTTCTCCTGTGAAATCAACTCACATTGGAACAACTCTTAGTCTGACAAGACAAGCTCTTCTACATCCTGCTTCTAATACTATGCAACTTCATATCTAAAAGCAAATGAACTACATGCCAGGAGGCTAAACCTGAACTTCTTTCTTCTTACCCACTAGAGACTAGAATATAGATAAAGGGATGGGAAGAGAAAGTGTGCTTCAGATCCACATTCCTATGGGGAACCTACATGGAAATGAATCATCCCAGTTTTTCCCTTGGAGGGGTAGCTCTCCCCAACCTGTGGAAGAACAGAGTTGCAGGATCCTCATGCCTCTGGCCACCTTCAGCCTGGTTCTGGCCCCCTACCCTGCAGCTGTGACCCAACTCCCTAAAGGGACAGGTCCCTGTATTAGGGACAACTCAGAGAGCAGCTGCTCACTGGGAGCCTTGTCTAGAATAGTTCCCTAAGGGCAGAAAAGTTTTTTCTGCAGGTGTTGAAGCCAACAATATGCTGCTAGCCCCGTCTCGGCTTGCCTCTTTGATCAACTTGAGTAGCCTTTGAGTTTCTGGGTTCAGAACGTGCCAAGTgagaggaggtggaggggcttAGCACTTGGAGGCAATCCCGACAGGCTGCAGGCATGATCCATGTGCCTTCTCTCCAACTTGCTCATGAGTTGGATTGGAAAAGAACTCTCGCTACAAGTACCAGGAGCAAGATGGTCAACGCCTCACTAGAGGCTTGAGATTTGGTCTCACCTCACATATTTCCCTTTTTTCCTAACATGTTTCTGGTAAAATCGACATAACAAAGTCTCTTCTTCCTGCTAGAAAGACCTTTAGCAGTCTCTCTCTTGTGACACTATCATTAGGAAAACTCTCGCGGAGAAATAGTCAAGGGCCTGCTACAGGAAGTATACTTTGCTTTCTACAATAGGTTTTTGCCTTTATACCTCATTCCCCACAGAACTACAAAGGCATCTTCACAGCTGACACACACTAAGACAGCATTTGCCTACCTATTCTCACCACTTCTCCATTTTCCGTTCTGCTCAAACTTGTTAAAGCCACATTTGCTTTAACAGGTGAATAATTACAATCTTCTGCACTGTTGAAATAGCTGGAGGATATTAGCCGTATGCGGCAGTTTAAAAATTAACCGTGACATTTCAGCTACATGGTATGTTTTAAAATCATTTCCAAATGTTGTGTAGCTCAGTTGGAgaatttcattaaaataatttctatTCATTTTCAGGGCCTAAATTGAACAgacaaaacagaaaagcaaagtCAGCAAAAATTATAtcaaaacctgatttttttttttaatagatctcTTTCCAGACTTGAGAACACAGTATAAGGCCTGTTAATGGATAAATTAAGGCAGTCACACATATCACCTTGTCATTGAAGCATTCTTTTAGGCGGAGCTGGTATTTCTGAACATAGTTTATTTTACCTGACCTTCTGAGACCTTGCATTCAATTGCTCCTAACTTAGCTGAATTTTAACCATTCAAATTGAACTTTCCCATGAGGAACATCAGCGTTAAGCTACAGATTTTGGGAAAATGTCCGCAAAATATGTTCAGTTGTTTCTGAGACTACTAAGGGAAAGCATATTGTTTTACTCATGCTACGAAACTTCTTGTGACATTTGTGAAGAAGCTTGTGCTTTGGACAAGGGTCTCAAATTTGTGGGGGGGGGACTGACATTAGTATCAAGCCTGTGCCTTATGCCAGCACGTTGTCCTGAGAAAAACCACCCAACTATGACAATGTTATAACACATTGTAAAACTGTAATGCTTAGTGCTGTGTAAAGATGTTAGAATTTGGCAATTAATTTCTCCAAGGAGTCATTCTGTACTGGCTACACTCCAGCTCTGGCTACACGGGCCAAGCAGGATTTTATCTGCCATTGCATCTCCTGCCTCCGTAAGACTACTCTGGCACTGCACGCTAGAACTTAGACCAGGTATACTCTTTTTCCTGTGCCCTCACCACTCTTCCGTGCTGACTCTCTGAACAGCTTGAAGGAGGAAATTGCTCAACTGGAACGAAGAAGAGTCAAGAGTTGACCTGTTGAAGGTACAGCAAAGGGAGTAATTTAGGTGAGACACTTAGAGAAGTGAAATTTGGATCAGGACCCACAAGGGACAGTGGGAACCGGAAGCCAGGGTTTGAGATTACCCGGTAGAGAAGGAGGAAATGATTGAATGGTGGGGTTGAGAGAGATTAGGAGTCGGATGAGGAACCTGGGTGGCAGGAGAGTAGAAGGAGACAAGGCTGGGACAATAAGACTGAAGGGGATGGCAGAGAGGGTTCGGGCATGATGGAAACAAGTCAGGAGAGTCTACAACAACTGAAGCAATGTCAGAAACAATGGAAAAATACGTGGCTGATCACCTCTAGCTGTGATCCACACAGATGATGACACCCGATTATTGTCACTAGTCATCAATACCTTACGTGCCATTAGCTACAGAAACTGGCATGGTTTAACTGTACTTGTCCAAGGGGTCATTAGGCTTGGGGAGTCCTTCTGCTTTCTCTTGACTGTTACAGCAAATCTAACGATTCCAATAGTGCTGGTGACCACAGGGGCAGCAAAATGACTCCAAATTGTtgaattattttttcagtttgttttgtaAAAGCAAAGATCTGAGGAAATCACATCCAAAACCCATCAGAAGGATGCAAAACCTGCAATAACAAGCACTCAACATTTTAGGAAATGCATGCGTGCTTTATGAAAGTCTTCAATGACATACTTGACACTTTCTCCGCTGGAACGCTCCCTCAGTGCACAAGGTGGACTGCGCTCTAGGAAAGAAGCAAGACTCTGTCAAGAATGAGACTGTTGCTTCTGGGACCTGCTGCCTCATTTGTTACAGAAGGTGGAAGGCACGTCCTGAATGAAACAGGGACTAGCAAGAAAAGAAAGGCTCATCTCACAGTCGAGGGAGCCGAACATTGCACTGGAAAACTGGATTCTGTCCCTGTCGCTGTTTCAGAGCTTCTAAGTGCTGCAAAGCAAATCACTTAAAGCAAACTTTTCATACACACCAATTGCATTTAGTCATTTTCTAGCTTTCCCACCCAAGACCCCTGGCAGCTCAGGTCAAGGAGATCCATGCTTTGGACAGTTAAAGCATAATGCAAAATGCTCTGAGAAATCCTTCCCTAAGCATCCAGAACTACTGCAAACTTTAACctttctctcagtctctctccctctctattctccACCTGTAAAGGGGGTTAATAATACCCATTCAGCTAAAAGGTGCATTGTGAAAAGAAATTCATTCATACTTTCAAAGCACTCAAATGCTAGCAGAGAAGCCCATGAAGGTACTAACATCTTCAGAGTGGAGTCTGAATAGCGTGCAGTAAATAAGGCGTGGGGCCAGGCATTGAACAATAAGAACAAAGCAAAGCATTGAACACTGCTACACGAGGAGGGGTGTGGTGACTGAACAGTGACATGAGTTTAAGCCGGACTCGAGCCAGATCCAGCACTAATCAACCCAGTTGCAAATAGCTATCTGGTCATTTGAGAGTTAGATTATGGCaatggacagacattcatttgAAGCGCTCCAAATCCCATTCCCATACGGAGCATGATAGCTCTGTGCAGACATGTGGCCCTGTCTTCACAACACTTTA encodes the following:
- the SH2D1A gene encoding SH2 domain-containing protein 1A is translated as MDPVPVYHGNISRETGEKLLLAKGMDGSYLLRDSESIPGVYCLCVLYKGFVYTYRVSKTDTGSWSAETAPGVHKRLFRKVHNLLSAFQKPDQGIVTPLQHPVERCMHPQGRKEDRDFYLPS